CACTCATCTGATTAGACAAGAGGTGTGAATTGCAATGGGTGTCAAAGATATCTAAAtccatattttgtttattcCTGGTTTTACTTAAATCCCTGTTTGGTAAAATTATTCACCTGAAAAAAAGGAACTGTCACAGTAATTACTGAAGTGACAAGATCACAATTCTATCatgttattataatatattaacataaaaaaatgtagtGCCGTGAACATGGTGAGTTACCTttccaaatgtttcttttcagtTAGTTGAGGTTGTAAGTAACCATTTCCTTGTGAAATCTGGGAAGGTGTAGATTTCAAGGAGGGGGTGTCTTCAGGCCATTCAAACGATGTGTTGAAGACACCTGGGTGACACATCCTCATGCtagaatacacacagacagacagtgacaaaCCTAGAATCAGCGCCTTCACCCTCAACCCAGGACCCCATTTTGCATGGCATTGCTAGCGTGTCAGGCCCAGGACCCACAGGAATCAGGCAGGGTTTTCACAGTTGGGTTCAAGGCAGTGTGACAGGTAATGAAAGCAGCCTGCATGTGCTCGCCTTCTCCGCCCATACTTCACTAATAGTGTGTCATGTATTGTAGACAGTGGTGCTGGAGGTATAGAAAGGGACAGAGTTGTTTAGGCAAAACGGGATGGGGGGGCTTATTGGTAATTGAGTCGCTTCATGCTGTTTTCCTTTGGCCAAAATGTGACAGTTACTAGGAAGCAATTATGTATTAATTAATAACTGCATTTTATAGCCGATTAAGCTCCTGTTGGAAAGAGATATTGCTCTCAGTGGGACTTCCTAATCAGTGGGGGTCTTACAACACATGTACATCCCTGCCTCTGAAGCTCTCTGTCACCCTCCTGTGGTGAGCATTTACTACCACAATTACTACCTACAATGAGAGATGATCGGTACAACGTTCCAGTAAGCACTTTTACTAAACCAAAGATTTAGCTTTTATTAATCAATATTCCTCAGTGTTTCAAATTTAGTTAGCAATTTCTAATAAGTTATGAAACAGTTGTAATTAATAATAAGGTTTTTGGCCATAGAAGAATCACAATGATTAGTAATCGTCAAActccaaaataaaattattactgattttggctctgtattctagcaatttgatttgaaattatGCAAGGAGGTAAatgtgcagactgtcagctttaatgtgAGGGAAACCTCCTCCATATCAGGTAAACCATTTAGATATTAGAGCACATTTTGTATGTAGTCCTCAATTTTAGGGCACCAAAAGTGTTTGGACAATTGTCTTGAAAGCTTATTCCTGCAGTAAAGcattcattcaaaataaatgtccagTTTAATTTCTTAATTAGGACAACCCAGACAAAATTAACTAATACACTGTCTCAGGGTTGCAGGGAATTCCATTTCAATTAGTCAATTCTAGAAGAAATCCTCAATCCCAACATAAACTGAATTGGCAAAATTGAGATGTATGTAGGTAACCTTTGTCTACAGCCTCCAAAGCCCCGGGGCAGTGATTAGGACATTTCCCTGTGTAAGGTGCCATCATTTGTAAGGTGTATTCAACAGGTTCAACTGTCTGTGTACACTACATAGTGGGGGAGACGACCCAGGACCCCAACCGCAGCCACGAGGGTCCAAATAAACAATCAGCTACGTAGCTGACACAGCCAGTAGCCGTTGGGTTAATTTATTCAAACGTTTTCCGTCAATAAACACCTTTGAGCACCTCACACTTGTCCTGTGTCCATGTTCTGTGCTTTTCACCTGCCACATAACCTTCCCAGAAATAACTTcagatacagacattttagggtatatgttaatttatttttcctGCATTTCAAAATCTCAGACCATTTATTTGACTAACTTTTATCTTGTGTACATGACACATTTCAggggaaatattttttaaagccaATGTACTCCGTGTTGAACGACACAGTGTCAAGAAAATCCAAGAGgtaatacattatttcataAACCTATTAAAGTGGTTTCTCGAATGATATGAACTGttgtttacatcacaataacagGATACATTTCCATTCTCAAACATCACATTGTAAAAATATCCCCACACTTGCCTCAGGAGCATACTGTTGAAGATAAAAGATTGAAAAGTCTGTCCATGGAAAGTAAAGCAATCACACAAGTCCTTTGTGAAACATTTgaatcaaaaagaaaaaaatatggagggacagacagagaggcataAAGGGACAGAAGAAAGCCATAGTAAGAAAAATCGGGAAAATGGATTGGTTGAGTAGTCAGAGAAGGTATATAGGGGTTGTGCAATCAGAGTCAGACTGAAGTCCCACTCACATTCCCAGCCATTTCGGCTTGATGAGGATGTTGAAATTGGTCTTCTGCAGCTTCTTTGCGATCATGGTGAACACCTAGCTATCAGCCGTGATGCTTGTATCCGATTCAACAGCAACTAAGACGGAGGGTGGTTGAGTCGGCATCACCTGAAGGGTAGTATGGACTAGAGCAGCTTTATGTAGACTGTGGTTGTATGTATGTGAAGAATAAGCACAGGACAGCTGTGTGTGTAGAGTGTGTGAGGCTGCACAGTTGTGCATGTATACAAACTGTAGGTtcatgtgcaaataatgtaggTTTCATAAAGGGGaccagcacaaaaatatatgcactcactactgcaATTTAGTCTGGATGAGTATGTCTGCAGAATTACCACAGTGGGCCCGTCAAAATAAAGTATGTCTCACAACAGTAAATTGATCTGGATTAGAGTGTCTCCTGGTTATATATTGATGGTAAAAAATAGAACATTGCTAATATGTCTTTCCTCTAATATACATATAGGGGCTTGGAAATTCAATGACATTGGTCCAATAGGCAACTATTTGGTAGAAACCAACATTACCATTGTCATCATGTCcttgaatgtgtttttgacagATATTGACAATATTGACATTAACAAAGACAGCAAAAAATTGCTGGCGATGCTAACAATGTTAGCTCAAATTCAGACTCTTTCCAGTGTTAACTAGCTTAAATTAAACTGGTTCTCAAATTAATCTGGTGACATGAAAATAATGCTATTAATTGGGGTTTCAAGCCATACCCTAAGGCATCATCAACACCATCATGAGCACTCATTAAGGAATTGAGTACTGGACATCATCCTCAGAAGATTGATCAAAATGCATTGTGACAAAATGTGTAGTGTTATGGAAAATCTTGAACGGATTTATTCTTactcctatacatgtataaatgggttactagttaaaagtactgagtctctatgtttagataagaaaatgaatgtaggagagggagaTCTGCCCACATGGAAATAacctatataaacatatatgtttaaatataggttttgatatatgtttttaatatatgtgACATATATAAAATTGGCCGTTTTCCTatattatatgtacatatatacacatatatgttcatatatgggtacatatatgtacctatatgggtacatatatgcacgtttatatgtgtgcatatatgtacatatatacgggcttatatgtacctatataggtacatatatgcacgtatatatgtacccatatatgcacatatgtgtacatatatgggtacatatatacgtgcatacatgtacctatataggtacatatatgcaagTATATATGGGTGcatatatgcatgtatatatgcACCTATATGTTTACCTATATAttagtaaaattattaaaatccaTAGCTACTATGCAACATAAATAAAAGcccaaaatgtagaaatgtacatttatttatttacttaagaaCAATCAAAtagaacaagaacaaaaacaagacaaaaaactgaatagaaaaaaaaaactatttatcttGTTGATCTTCTCAGCTCCGTGAGCTTTGAATTGATAGATGTGCCTATCTGCCCTTGGCTGGCTGCCGGCCACTTCTTCAATGTAGCATCtagagaagacaaaaataattagatagtataataataatatagtgctTCATCAGGAACCCAAAGTGCTTACAGTACAGCTGCGACTGGAGACATATTTTGGATAAAGGGCTgaccataataaaaaatgtgtcatgtaaaCACATCAATTGGAAGATTCTGATTGGATTCTGctaaatctgaaagaaattctGATTGGAAACATCACCCcccctttttggggggggggcattgttcTTTCATATGCACACGTCCGTCATGGGAACTGCATTGttaacagtcacacagtcaatCATGTGCATccaaagcagagaaaattcatggATAGGAAAAATGTTGCCACTCCCGAGTTTTTTGTTTAgcttaaaacacaggtgaagtaCAACTTCTGCAGTTGTTTTAGGGAAATTAAGACCGCTCTGCGGATGTCAAAATGCTATTATTCTGAATAAGGCTTGGTGCATGTTTATGCACGTCATGATTAGATTATTTGTTTCCATGTAAACAGATTCAGATATTCTAATCCCTCAAATTTTTTATCTGATGTAAGAAACTTTGCACATGTAAACATATCTAGTTGTCAATGGGCTGCACTTTTATAGCATTTTCCTGCACccccaaaatacattacaatgtcctcccattgacccattcacacacacattccacccgCGAGCTGCCATGCTAGGTTTACTCGAAGAGCAATAAGATCAAGCAATAAAATCAAGCAAATCAATTACCGGTATAGACAAAATAAggcacaaacacaggacagagggGATTAAGGTGAAGGAGGGGTGAATATGATTATTTAAGAACACTTCAGACGACAACAATATGCCATGAGGTTATTTGCAACACTATATGTTCTACAAAATAGAGGACTACACACCTTACAGCGCAATACCCCAGCAATGTGGCTTTAGAAGAGGAAAGGTAGGATCAAGAAGTCAGAAAGCGATGAATTAGTATTAAAGGTGCCAAGCAGATACAGTAACAATAATTGGTGCCCTACTTTATGCAGTCTCCATTGATGCCTAATAAATATTGATACAAGTAGGCTATGGTTAAAGTGGTGAACTTATAAAGTCTTAAAAGTTTGGTTTTCCCTTCTCAATGCATTATGCATTTACTCACCAATAATGGCTGCCTTTTTAATTTGGTCAAGTGCGACCAGCTGCTCCCCATCCCCTCTGGTTGGCTTCCCACCTTaaagtaatatttcaaaattattatgaaaGGGGTGTAAAATGAAGGTGGAGAAAgcaagagttttttttatatacacatcaTCTTTTCTTGAGGtgcaaggaaatacaaaaatgccaaGTAAAAAAGCGATGGTATCCCCGCACACACATAATTTATTCCACAGAatatgactgtttttttttttcaaggacagAAGAGATTaggaacatgttgttttgtaccATTCAGGTTGCTTTTCAGCAAAGTCTCCAAATCAAAGGTGCCCAGCAGGAGATTCCGCACCATGGCAGTAGCAGAGGGGGCAAGGCGGGCTGCTTTCCACGCTTCTGCCTGGCAAAACACCCCAGAGCCCTTTATAACTTccatctgaaaaataatttcacatcacaatatacatttattggcaattttttagaaactttttcatgtttcatattgATTCTTATGCTTAGCTTCCCAATAGTTAATAGGtttttatgtataaatgcagattaatgatatgtataaatgcagatgaatgataaagaaatgaaacaaattaatcaCTGCCCAAAACGTTattaaaggagagaaggaggaggacagggtggggggaaaggaggaggttggatggagagtagggaaggagaaaagacagtgggtggagaggagtgaagggggcaggaggagaggatgattgTCACTATAACACTAATTGGCTCCTACAAAGCACACAGTTTATACCCATCCTTACTACATAATATgttattcacctgtgttttcgcTGAGGTCTCAGCTGTTGCTGCAGTCTTgttagagaagaaaaacattgttaaactcttcaacaattttataaatatggGGCAAGTAAATTACATATTACCACTAACTATCCCAACATAAAAATCCCTATAGCTCAGTTGGAGCCTTAAGTAAAATCTGAGGTATAAAAGggttacacacacctgtggtgTCTCTCGAAAGCGCTCAGTCACCATGGGACTCTCTTTAAAGGGCTCGGTGTCCTCTGGGCTCGGTGTCCTCTgggctctgtctcctctctggagtcttagagaagaaagaaacataGTAAAACTCAACAATTTCTATTCATCCAAGCAAGCCACTATAGATTCTTATTTACAGGGGGGgcttgaaaaacattaaacatgccaATAAATTAAAGTTACATGCAAAAGTAATCAgccaaacataataaaaatccaTATAGCTCTGTTTGAGtaacaagtaaaataaataaataaataaaaatgcaagggGGTTACTCACCGGTTGCATTTCTCCAAAAGTCGAGAAGGAGGAATCTAGATCCTCCACAGGAGTCCTTCCAGTCTTCTtcatagaagaaaaatatagttattctcttaaataaattaaagtgtaaatacataaaaaattaacacTATCAATCAGCCCAACATCACAAGTCTCTCCAGTTCTGCTtgagaaacaattttaaaaagcaatgaaaatcAGAGGAACTTACCTTTTGAGCAATAATGGcgatgtcacttttcatttgaggGATTTCTAGAAAGAggttatataaagaaaaaactataattacaaTCACTAGATCTAAATAGCACCCAGCAACTCAGTGCCCTTACTCTTCGAAAGACATTTCCTGCAGGTGTGAACTCAAGCTAAAACCCTCCAAAGCCCATTGATAAGGCTCTGCATAGGAAACCTGGTTGTGAACgcaattttctttctccaatttCTCCCAAATTCTAATTCCCCAGGGTTTTTTTCTGGAGCCGATTGCCTTCTTGAGCCGTTGAAGGCAGAAAAGCATCATTTATTCTCATGAACTGTATGTTCTCTAGGCCATGACTTTTGTTAACCCTCTACAAATTCctccagaaagagacaaataaatataaatctaatTTGAATCTTATCAACGGCTAtatgagcacacacactacctcaccagctaacaacatattttgccaAACACGTGTTTCAGCCcataacatttctaagtttACACTTCTCTGCCACCGCAATATCCATCTCCAGAAAAAACcttgctaataaatataaaaattaggAATACTTACGATTGATGATAATGTCTTTCAGacgtgcattttcatttttaagagaATGGACTTCATTTCTCAACTCCTGCaaatttctttgcatttggtcaagtttccttctctcccacatCTGTTCATCCAGGTGTTTTCTAAATTCAGCAGCTGTCtacgagaaagagacagagagaagaacaacagctaattgttatataacttattttgtaaatggttgattctgattggctgggagGATGTCACGAGAGGTGTAAGAGGAAGGTGGCAAGAAGTCTAGGGCAGAAGTCCCTCCACTTGGCTATATGTAACTGGTTGTCCGGCCTCCTGGTGGTTATTCCttacttaaaacatgaaacttCCTCATCTTGTATgtcatgtaatgtatgtatgtaatacacCACACAATGGATGTCATCATTTAGGCTACCTTTTTCTTAGAGGGTGGTActatgtcctcttcatccccaaTACGCTCCTCCTCTTCGCTGGCccgctgggagggagagagaaagagagaggacaaaGTTGCCTACTGTGCCGGTGTCATACCTTGTTACAGCTACTGGTAATGCACTTTATTATAAAAGTCTTACTTATCTTTACTGTATTGcaatgtaacaacacacactggATGCAGACTGGTAGTGTACCTTGTTCTTTGAAGGCCTGTCATGACgcgcctcatcctcctcctcctccttctcctcctcctcctcgtggtTGTATTTAGAAGGACATCTCTTTTTATTGTCAAccttgacagagagaaacagactgactttTAGCCCAACTCTTATTAACTTACGTTACACCACCTTGCACATACATCTTGTCAACAAAGCACATGAAATCATCATAGATGACACAATTACAAACCTACACACATGCCTACACATtaagaaacaagagagagagggggagatcatTTAAGTAAAGCACCAATTGGTGCAGTCAGTTACCCTTTTCTTTGAAGCCTTCTCAGTCTGCCCCTGATCACGGTACTTTGAGTTTGGGATGTGAGGACgttttgtttgctgtgtgacttctttctccatctcgatCCCACGCAGTTTAATTTGGAGAGTTTTTTCAAATTCTggtgcaataaaattaaaatgttatcatgaaCTGCAAACGTTTGTCTCATCATGCTTAACGTTACCAAATCTAACATTAGTCCCAATTGGACTTCGCTTACATTAGCAAATTATGTAGCTAACATGAGCCAGAAAGCGAAGCTATTGCTAACCAGGGACCTAGCAAGATCCATTTTAGACTTCTTTAAGAgcgagaaaaaacattaaatgtggtATGTAACTACATAACGTCAGATAAAGTTAGCATGTAACATACTTGCCACGTCAATAATTCTTGCTCGGTGCACCGGCCAGGGTTGGCGGCCTTTCGCCATTCCACCAGCTTCTCGTTTTTTTCAGTCCtttcaagaaatgtttttactgaaaaattCCGGACACAGTCGAGAGCCAAAATACTATGGGCCCCTCTATCCTCACCCTCAGTCCATTCAAGTAGGACATAGCGGATCTCCAACGCTGATATCGCCATTTTTACGCCCAGCCGTTATCTTTCGGCGCGAAAGATAGTGTGCTGGGCCGCATGCGGATGGCGTCATCAACTACGCGACGCTGTAGCGGCTGATCGGTGGCAGCAGAGTGGAGAAATGCAATTTAGACGCaattaaagaaaagcaatagaTATGGATCCAGTACGTTACAAAAGGTACCTCGTTGACGACGAAGCACCCGTTCCAGAAAGAACAAAGAGAAGACGTAAACGAAAGTAAGTCTTGTAACAAAACGTactagaagctagctagctaaattagccAGCTAACAAAGCTACCAGCTACAGATAATTTCCTATACCATGTAAACGCATGTGGCATAATTCCCCTTAATGTATGTTAAGTATGTTTGTATAaaggtaaaatgtatctttccatGTCCACTGTACCTTTCCATgtccaaagtaaataaataaagaaaactgttcaAGTTGGAACTCTAGccaggaaaatatttcactttgtgtgttttgaatctACAGTCTTAAAGGTTTCACCTCATGAATGGAATTTACCTGCTTGGACTTAATCAATCAGTCATATCAATCCTATTATATTGAGTGATGCATGAAGTGTTTTAACATtaccacaacatttttattaggGACATTTCTGAAGATATGGGTGATGATGAAGAAGCTGTGGCCTCTTCTTCTACAACTCAGTAAGTAGAAAACACGCACACCAAATTAAATACCAAATTAAAAAACCTACATATTTCTTgctgaattatttttattttaggtatcTCACCCAAGAGGACAATCAAGACGACCCGGTGTCTACTGCTTCTGATGACACAGTAAGTGGctaaaaatggcaaaaatattaaagttaggtgttttttgttttgttcgtgcatgtgcatgcacacTAGTTAATGTAAATCATCATAGATAATTCCACAACCCAATTCTTCCTGATGTTGCTTAAAGtgtcagaaaaatatacatgtggACAAAAGGGGGCATAAAAttaatttggagaaaaaaataaacaaagacactTGAGCCTTCAAATGCAAGTGGTTACCAACCACATGAAATGGTACATTTGTATGAGTCTGTGCAAATTTGGGATTGCTAATCCAATGTtttaaattcacagatgaaCCAACCCATACCTGGCCCTAGCTCTTCACCTGGGGAGCCAGTAGAGGAACACCTAGAAGACCCCACAAGTCCAACTTTAGACCAGAAACCAACAAAAGAACAGGTGGACCTCCTGCTGCTGGCATTAAAACTCAAACATGGATTAACAAATAGAGCCTTGGAGGACATCATGCATCTTATCAACTTTATTGCTGGTCCTGGTGGGGAATTGGTTAGTGGCTCAAAGTACCTTTTCtacaaagcatttgattcagTGAAAGACATATTAGAAGTACATTATGTGTGCAAGAGTTGCAAGGTAAGCATGCAGGAAGGTCCCTTTAATGTCAAGTGCCCAGTCTGTGACCAGGACACATCAAAAGCGCATGCACAAAAAGACCAGTGTTTTTTGTACTTGCCACtaaaataccaaattaaaaaACTGCTTGAGGACCACCAATTAGGGAAACACCTGAAACACCGCTTTGAGAAGAAGGATGCCTCCATCAAAGATATACATGATggacatttatacaaaaaactATCACCCCTTGCATCACCAGACAGCATAtcactgactttcaactgtgatggagtgccagtgcacaaatcaaacacaaaaagtTTGTGGCCAATTTTGTGTACTATTAATGAACTGCCAATACAGCTACGTGCAAAACATGTTATGCTTTGTGGCCTGTGGTTtggtcaaaacaaaccaaatatgaACACTTACATGAAACCATTTGTCGATGAATGCATAGAGTTGTACTCTAATGGTCTTATATGGGAAAGGGAAAGTGGGGAAATTGTCACAAGTAAAGTACTGCTTACTACCATGGTGGCAGATTCAGTTGCTCGGCCACTGATTCAGAActttaaacagtttaatggtgagtttgggtgttctttttgtatgcagAAAGGAACAAGTGTGCTAAAATGCAGGGGGCGTGTAAGGGCTTATCCCTATGAAAAAGCAGAGTTGAGGAATCCCTCCCAGACTGATGATCTGGTGGAAGAGGCTCTTGCTGGAAACCCCACTAAGGGAGTGAAAGGGCCTAGTATTTTGTCTTGTCTACCTGATTTTAAtatcattgatggctgtgttccAGATTATAAGCACAGTGTGCTGCTGGGTGTAGCAAGAAGCATCACCACGCTGTGGTTTCATTCTGAAAACAACCAATCGCCATGGTATATCGGACACTCAACAGAACAGATTGATGACATTTTAACTTCTATTAAACCCCCCTGTAATGTTTCCCGTGTCCCCCGctcagtgaaagagaaaaagttctGGAAGGCACACGAGTGGAAcatgtggttgttttattacagcataccAACATTGAAAGGGGTCTTACCTGAAAAATATCTAAAGCACTGGTTTAAGTTGGTAAAGGGGGTTTCTCTTCTACTCGGTGAGAATATATCACCACTGCACATATCAGAATCTGAGGGGTTGCTAACAGAGTTTGTTCAGGAAATGGAGACCCTTTATGGGATCAATAATGTCactttcaatgtacatttgtgccTTCATCTGCCCAATACTGTGAGGAACTGGGGTCCCCTCTGGGCACAGTctgcatttgtgtttgagtCATACAATGGGATCATTTTAGATATGATAAAGAGCAGCCagggagtttctctgcagataatgaaaacagtttggCTACAGGTTGCATTTCCATCATTTTCCCAAAAAACCATGGTGGCAGCTTCTGATGATTACTTCGCTCTCTTAGAGTCTTTTtcagttgagaaaaaaatggtGCAGGAAGTAAGTCGCTGTCATGGTGTTACATCTCTGGGTAGGCCTAAAATTTGTATGATCAGAAATGATGATTTTCTGGCCTTGAACAGCATCAGCAACCTTGAAAATAGAGTCACTGTGAAGTATTTTTGCAGAGTAGTGGTTAATCTTGAAATAGTTCATTCACAAAACTACTCGCGTACTTTTCGGAGAAACTCGTACACTGTCATTCTTTCTGATCGAGAGGaaagtattttctctgtgaAGACATTTATTGTCTGTGATCTGGGGCAGGGGGAGACATGTTATGCAGTGGGGAAGTACTaccaaaaagtgaaacaggacatctGCGGTCAATTTAAGAATCCTTGTTATTTCATCCCTGTAGGGAAATGTCTGGAGCCTTTAGTTGCTATACAAGCATCtcagataaaagaaaagtgtctgtttgttaaaactgtgaacagaaatgttgacattgtcttcaaattcattaaccacagTGAAATGCTCAGATAGatgtgggatgatgatgattacctgaatgtatgttctatgtacttttcttttgttagtttttttgctacatTCAGACTGTAATGACCTTTCAGCCATATTCTGGAAAATGCATTaatacagaaa
This is a stretch of genomic DNA from Esox lucius isolate fEsoLuc1 chromosome 11, fEsoLuc1.pri, whole genome shotgun sequence. It encodes these proteins:
- the LOC117595145 gene encoding ABC transporter F family member 4-like isoform X1 produces the protein MAKGRQPWPVHRARIIDVAKFEKTLQIKLRGIEMEKEVTQQTKRPHIPNSKYRDQGQTEKASKKRVDNKKRCPSKYNHEEEEEKEEEEDEARHDRPSKNKRASEEEERIGDEEDIVPPSKKKTAAEFRKHLDEQMWERRKLDQMQRNLQELRNEVHSLKNENARLKDIIINQIPQMKSDIAIIAQKKTGRTPVEDLDSSFSTFGEMQPTPERRQSPEDTEPRGHRAL
- the LOC117595145 gene encoding ABC transporter F family member 4-like isoform X2 gives rise to the protein MAKGRQPWPVHRARIIDVAKFEKTLQIKLRGIEMEKEVTQQTKRPHIPNSKYRDQGQTEKASKKRVDNKKRCPSKYNHEEEEEKEEEEDEARHDRPSKNKRASEEEERIGDEEDIVPPSKKKTAAEFRKHLDEQMWERRKLDQMQRNLQELRNEVHSLKNENARLKDIIINQIPQMKSDIAIIAQKTGRTPVEDLDSSFSTFGEMQPTPERRQSPEDTEPRGHRAL
- the LOC117595144 gene encoding uncharacterized protein LOC117595144 — encoded protein: MDPVRYKRYLVDDEAPVPERTKRRRKRKDISEDMGDDEEAVASSSTTQYLTQEDNQDDPVSTASDDTMNQPIPGPSSSPGEPVEEHLEDPTSPTLDQKPTKEQVDLLLLALKLKHGLTNRALEDIMHLINFIAGPGGELVSGSKYLFYKAFDSVKDILEVHYVCKSCKVSMQEGPFNVKCPVCDQDTSKAHAQKDQCFLYLPLKYQIKKLLEDHQLGKHLKHRFEKKDASIKDIHDGHLYKKLSPLASPDSISLTFNCDGVPVHKSNTKSLWPILCTINELPIQLRAKHVMLCGLWFGQNKPNMNTYMKPFVDECIELYSNGLIWERESGEIVTSKVLLTTMVADSVARPLIQNFKQFNGEFGCSFCMQKGTSVLKCRGRVRAYPYEKAELRNPSQTDDLVEEALAGNPTKGVKGPSILSCLPDFNIIDGCVPDYKHSVLLGVARSITTLWFHSENNQSPWYIGHSTEQIDDILTSIKPPCNVSRVPRSVKEKKFWKAHEWNMWLFYYSIPTLKGVLPEKYLKHWFKLVKGVSLLLGENISPLHISESEGLLTEFVQEMETLYGINNVTFNVHLCLHLPNTVRNWGPLWAQSAFVFESYNGIILDMIKSSQGVSLQIMKTVWLQVAFPSFSQKTMVAASDDYFALLESFSVEKKMVQEVSRCHGVTSLGRPKICMIRNDDFLALNSISNLENRVTVKYFCRVVVNLEIVHSQNYSRTFRRNSYTVILSDREESIFSVKTFIVCDLGQGETCYAVGKYYQKVKQDICGQFKNPCYFIPVGKCLEPLVAIQASQIKEKCLFVKTVNRNVDIVFKFINHSEMLR